The Opisthocomus hoazin isolate bOpiHoa1 chromosome 20, bOpiHoa1.hap1, whole genome shotgun sequence genome window below encodes:
- the LOC104332797 gene encoding argininosuccinate lyase, whose amino-acid sequence MAAEGDKLWGGRFSGSTDPVMEMLNASITYDQRLSEVDIHGSMAYAKALEKCGILSKPELEKILSGLEKISEEWSKGVFVVKQSDEDIHTANERRLKELIGDVAGKLHTGRSRNDQVVTDLKLFMRNSLYVISTHLLQLIKTLVERAAIEIDVILPGYTHLQKAQPIRWSQFLLSHAVALTRDSERLGEMKRRMNVLPLGSGALAGNPLDIDRELLRSELCFASISLNSMDAVSERDFVVEFLSVATLLMIHLSKMAEDLIIYSTSEFGFLTLSDAYSTGSSLMPQKKNPDSLELIRSKAGRVFGRLAAILMVLKGLPSTYNKDLQEDKEAVFDVVDTLNAVLQVATGVISTLQINKENMEKALSPEMLATDLALYLVRKGMPFRQAHIASGKVVHLAESKGTTINNLSVDDLKSISPLFGSDVSQVFNIVNSVEQYTAMGGTAKNSVSAQIEQLRELMKRLKEQA is encoded by the exons ATGGCAGCCGAG GGGGATAAACTTTGGGGAGGAAGATTCAGTGGAAGCACAGATCCAGTCATGGAGATGCTCAACGCTTCCATTACCTATGATCAGAGACTGTCTGAAGTTGATATCCACGGGAGCATGGCTTATGCCAAAGCATTGGAGAAGTGTGGGATCCTATCTAAACCTGAGCTGGAGAAGATCCTGAGTGGCCTAGAAAAG ATCTCTGAGGAATGGTCTAAAGGAGTCTTTGTGGTGAAACAAAGCGATGAGGATATCCACACTGCCAACGAACGCAGACTAAAG GAGCTGATTGGAGatgtagctggaaagctgcacacTGGGAGAAGCAGGAATGATCAG GTTGTGACTGACTTGAAGCTCTTCATGAGGAATTCCCTCTATGTCATCTCCACTCACCTCTTGCAGCTCATCAAGACCCTGGTGGAACGCGCTGCCAT AGAAATTGATGTTATCCTCCCTGGCTACACCCACCTGCAGAAAGCTCAGCCCATCAGATGGAGCCAGTTCTTGCTCAG CCATGCTGTTGCTCTGACCCGTGATTCTGAGCGCCTGGGAGagatgaagaggaggatgaaCGTCTTACCTTTGGGAAG CGGTGCTCTGGCTGGCAACCCACTGGATATTGATAGAGAGCTTCTGCGCAGTG agctctgctttgcttccaTCAGCCTGAACAGCATGGATGCTGTTAGCGAGAGAGACTTTGTGG TGGAATTCCTCTCTGTTGCCACCCTGCTGATGATCCACCTTAGCAAGATGGCTGAAGATCTCATCATCTACAGCACCAGCGAGTTTGGCTTTCTGACCCTCTCTGATGCTTACAG cactggcagcagcctgATGCCTCAGAAGAAGAATCCTGATAGTCTGGAACTGATCCGCAGCAAAGCTGGACGAGTGTTCGGACGG TTGGCTGCTATTCTCATGGTTCTCAAAGGACTTCCAAGCACCTACAACAAGGATCTGCAG GAGGACAAGGAGGCTGTCTTTGATGTTGTGGACACCCTGAATGCTGTGCTCCAGGTTGCCACCGGAGTGATTTCTACCCTCCAG ATCAACAAGGAAAACATGGAGAAGGCACTGAGCCCCGAGATGCTGGCTACTGACCTGGCTCTCTACTTGGTTCGTAAAGGA ATGCCATTCAGACAAGCCCACATTGCCTCTGGGAAGGTCGTCCACCTCGCCGAGTCTAAAGGCACAACCATCAATAATCTCAGCGTGGATGACCTGAAGAGCATCAG ccccctgttTGGCAGCGACGTCTCCCAGGTCTTCAACATCGTCAACAGCGTGGAGCAGTACACGGCCATGGGCGGTACTGCCAAGAACAGCGTGTCTGCCCAGAtcgagcagctgagggagctgatgAAGAGGCTGAAGGAGCAAGCTTAG